A genomic window from Halomonas sp. LR3S48 includes:
- a CDS encoding substrate-binding domain-containing protein, translating into MKKKRPTLQDIADRVGATKMTVSRCLRDPSTVSEGLRERIFSAAEQVGYIPNRAPDLLSRATSHSIGVLVPSLTNQVFADVLVGIEEVTEPLGYHLMLSHYGYSQELEERSLASLLSYNVDGVILSDSHHTTRTCRMLETAGIPIVEIMDSLTPPLHQAIGFDNVRAAYDMVSAMIHRGRRRIVYLAVRLDSRTLQREQGYRQAMEEHGLQPLTKQRSQRSSYSVGAALLNELLEEHPETDGIFGTNDDVAVGAYFACLRRGIKVPEQLAIAGFHGHDVSQVMSPRLASVVTPRQAIGKRAATELLRRIQGGALEERTIDLGYRIELGGTL; encoded by the coding sequence GTGAAAAAGAAACGACCGACACTGCAAGACATCGCCGACCGGGTCGGGGCGACCAAGATGACCGTGAGTCGCTGCCTGCGCGACCCCTCGACCGTATCGGAAGGGCTGCGCGAGCGCATCTTCAGCGCGGCGGAGCAGGTTGGCTACATCCCCAACCGGGCACCTGATCTCCTATCGCGCGCCACCAGCCACTCGATCGGCGTGCTGGTACCGTCGTTGACCAACCAGGTGTTCGCCGACGTGCTGGTGGGCATCGAGGAGGTCACCGAGCCGTTGGGTTACCACCTGATGCTCTCTCATTACGGCTACAGCCAGGAGCTGGAGGAGCGCAGCCTGGCCTCGCTGCTTTCGTACAACGTCGACGGCGTGATCCTTTCCGACAGCCACCACACCACGCGAACCTGCCGCATGCTCGAAACCGCGGGCATACCCATCGTGGAAATCATGGATTCGCTGACTCCGCCGCTACACCAGGCGATCGGTTTCGACAACGTGCGCGCCGCCTATGACATGGTGAGCGCGATGATTCACCGCGGCCGGCGCCGGATCGTCTACCTCGCCGTGCGTCTCGACTCGCGAACCCTGCAGCGCGAGCAGGGTTATCGCCAAGCCATGGAGGAGCACGGGCTGCAACCATTGACCAAGCAGCGCAGCCAGCGCTCTTCCTATTCCGTGGGTGCTGCGCTATTGAACGAGCTTCTCGAAGAGCATCCCGAGACCGACGGCATCTTCGGTACCAATGACGACGTCGCGGTGGGGGCCTACTTTGCTTGTCTGAGGCGCGGCATCAAGGTGCCGGAGCAGCTCGCCATCGCCGGTTTCCACGGCCACGACGTGAGCCAGGTGATGAGCCCGCGGCTGGCCAGTGTGGTGACGCCGCGTCAAGCGATCGGCAAGCGCGCCGCGACCGAGCTGCTGCGGCGCATCCAGGGCGGAGCGCTGGAGGAGCGCACCATCGACCTGGGCTACCGGATCGAACTCGGTGGAACGCTATAG
- a CDS encoding FecCD family ABC transporter permease, whose amino-acid sequence MSAEIAQTIEQTKGHGFYRALVLRRQLILLALTLALALSFCIDLALGPARFSLGEVIAALATPDAVSQQARVILWEIRMPVALMALVVGASLSIAGAQMQTILSNPLASPFTLGISAGASFGAALALAFGVVIVPAAVEYVVPINAFVMAMVTAFLIHAMSLRRGVTIETIVLLGIAMVFIFNSLMALIQFFSSQQAVAAVVFWTMGSLTKATWPKFWVALTVLVAVLPLLARHGWALTAMRLGDTKAESMGVNPRALRLEVMVLVSLLAAIAVAFVGTIGFIGLVGPHIARMLVGEDQRFFLPGAALCGALILSIGSVLSKIILPGTVIPIGIITSLVGIPFFLFLILNHKKASW is encoded by the coding sequence ATGAGCGCTGAGATCGCCCAGACCATCGAGCAGACCAAGGGACACGGTTTCTATCGTGCCCTTGTGCTGCGGCGCCAGCTCATCCTGCTGGCGCTCACGCTTGCCCTGGCACTGAGCTTCTGCATCGACCTGGCGCTGGGCCCTGCCCGCTTCAGCCTTGGTGAGGTAATAGCCGCGCTGGCAACGCCGGATGCCGTTAGTCAGCAGGCCCGGGTCATCCTGTGGGAAATCCGCATGCCGGTGGCGCTGATGGCGCTGGTCGTCGGTGCCAGCCTGTCGATAGCCGGGGCCCAGATGCAGACCATCCTCAGCAACCCCCTGGCCAGCCCCTTTACATTGGGCATCTCGGCGGGTGCAAGTTTCGGTGCAGCGTTGGCGCTGGCCTTCGGCGTGGTGATCGTCCCGGCCGCGGTGGAATACGTGGTACCGATCAATGCGTTCGTCATGGCCATGGTGACCGCCTTCCTCATCCATGCGATGAGCCTGCGGCGTGGGGTCACGATCGAGACCATCGTGTTGCTGGGCATTGCCATGGTGTTCATCTTCAACTCGCTCATGGCACTGATCCAGTTCTTCTCCAGCCAGCAGGCCGTGGCGGCAGTGGTGTTCTGGACCATGGGCAGCCTGACCAAGGCGACCTGGCCCAAGTTCTGGGTCGCGCTGACGGTGCTGGTTGCCGTGCTGCCGCTGCTCGCCCGCCACGGCTGGGCGCTGACCGCCATGCGCCTGGGCGATACCAAGGCCGAGAGCATGGGGGTGAATCCCCGCGCACTGCGCCTGGAGGTGATGGTACTGGTCTCGCTGCTGGCCGCCATTGCGGTGGCATTCGTCGGCACCATCGGCTTCATCGGACTGGTCGGGCCGCATATCGCACGCATGCTGGTGGGGGAGGATCAGCGTTTCTTCCTGCCTGGCGCTGCCCTGTGCGGCGCACTGATCCTGTCGATCGGCTCGGTACTGTCGAAGATCATCCTGCCCGGCACCGTCATTCCCATCGGCATCATCACGTCGCTGGTAGGCATCCCCTTCTTCCTGTTCCTGATCCTCAATCACAAGAAGGCCTCATGGTAA
- a CDS encoding serine hydrolase — MMGRRLVRALLLTVMAIPSLAVAQPGWAEQVEAWVEPPWAERLDARLALLEAGFDGELGVHVRDLETGARHGWRDDEFWYLASLVKVPVAIELMARVEAGEMALQERLTLARGDYVDGAGSTNWAAPGSALTLRQLLESMLTVSDNTASDLLMRHLGLEAINARARHLTPPGGLGPITTLVDVRRHAYSHLHPDAFHLSGMDFIELRKRQGDAARVAWLRQRLGLAPQELLLPSIDEAFRRYYATDFNSGRLDAFGDVLEALARGRALGPVATAELLAVMSRTASGERRLKAGLGRDIRLAHKTGTQHRHACDAGIATQGQGDDARRVVIVACVHGELDLARNEQMLAAVGRAVREAGAFEG; from the coding sequence ATGATGGGCAGGAGATTGGTACGGGCGCTGTTGCTGACGGTCATGGCGATACCGTCGTTGGCCGTTGCCCAGCCCGGCTGGGCGGAGCAGGTCGAGGCCTGGGTGGAACCGCCCTGGGCCGAACGCCTGGACGCCAGGCTGGCGCTGCTCGAAGCCGGTTTTGACGGTGAACTCGGCGTGCACGTGCGAGACCTCGAGACCGGCGCGCGCCACGGCTGGCGCGACGACGAATTCTGGTACCTGGCCTCGCTGGTCAAGGTGCCGGTGGCGATCGAGCTGATGGCCCGGGTCGAAGCGGGGGAGATGGCCTTGCAGGAGCGCCTGACCCTTGCGCGCGGCGACTATGTCGACGGTGCCGGCTCCACCAACTGGGCGGCACCCGGCAGCGCACTCACGTTGCGTCAATTGCTGGAATCGATGTTGACCGTCAGCGACAACACGGCAAGCGACCTGCTGATGCGCCACCTGGGGCTGGAAGCGATCAACGCACGCGCGCGTCATCTCACGCCACCCGGTGGGCTGGGACCTATCACGACGCTGGTCGACGTGCGCCGTCATGCATACTCCCACTTGCACCCGGATGCTTTCCACCTGAGCGGCATGGATTTCATCGAGCTGCGCAAGCGACAGGGCGATGCTGCCCGGGTGGCGTGGCTGCGTCAGCGCCTTGGCCTGGCCCCGCAGGAGCTGCTGCTACCGAGCATCGACGAGGCGTTTCGGCGCTATTACGCTACCGACTTCAACAGCGGCCGGCTCGATGCCTTCGGCGATGTTCTCGAAGCATTGGCCCGGGGCAGGGCGCTGGGACCGGTTGCCACCGCCGAGCTGCTCGCGGTGATGTCGCGCACCGCCAGCGGCGAACGGCGCCTCAAGGCCGGCCTGGGTCGCGACATTCGCCTGGCTCACAAGACTGGCACCCAGCATCGCCATGCCTGTGATGCGGGCATCGCCACGCAGGGGCAGGGCGATGACGCTCGCCGTGTGGTGATCGTAGCCTGCGTGCACGGCGAACTCGATCTGGCGCGCAACGAGCAGATGCTGGCCGCAGTGGGGCGTGCCGTGAGGGAGGCGGGGGCGTTCGAGGGCTGA
- a CDS encoding RidA family protein has translation MTVTTTQRGPAAMHRFLNDPTLAVPVFPGSHIAMDGHYLFLSGLTVTDIQGGEAVLGDIAEETRWVMRRLSRMLEYAGASMAHVVRVDIHLTNLDTIHTMDAAYAEFFENHSYPARTCTESPRLSGGANVEITLMARQPAPAPRSDRDTDTEA, from the coding sequence ATGACTGTGACAACAACCCAACGAGGCCCAGCCGCCATGCATCGCTTCCTCAACGATCCGACGCTTGCCGTTCCGGTCTTCCCGGGCAGTCACATTGCGATGGATGGCCACTATCTCTTCCTCTCCGGCCTGACGGTGACCGATATTCAGGGGGGCGAGGCCGTGCTGGGCGACATTGCCGAGGAGACCCGCTGGGTGATGCGCCGGCTGTCGCGCATGCTGGAATACGCCGGCGCCTCGATGGCCCACGTGGTGCGGGTCGACATCCACTTGACCAATCTGGATACCATCCACACCATGGATGCCGCCTATGCCGAATTCTTCGAGAACCATAGTTACCCGGCACGCACCTGCACCGAATCGCCGCGTCTCAGCGGCGGCGCCAATGTCGAGATCACACTGATGGCGCGACAGCCGGCACCCGCCCCTCGCTCGGACCGTGATACCGACACCGAAGCATGA
- a CDS encoding TRAP transporter large permease — MLWIFLAILFASIIIGLPIAFGLGVAAVVMAVLSDIPLSILIEQSIRGVNNFPLLAIPFFILVGEVMSNGGIARRLMELAGALVGFVRGGLGQVAITGSMFFGGISGSAVADTAATGAMMIPSMKQQGYSAPHATAINTVSSVIGIIIPPSIPLILFGIVTETSISRLFIAGIVPGLLIGFALMVTTFIMASIEHAGQTRKFELGRLWQAFKAAWLALVLPVIVIGGILGGVFTATEAAVAALLYSLFISLVVYREFPPRELWGMLIRTARLTGMVLLLLAFATVIAWFLTINMVPQTLVRQVQAITQDPFWLLMIVAGLLLLVGFVMDLTPAMVIMAPMLTPIVTSVGVDPVYFGVLMAFILGIGLLTPPVGTCLYVGCGVGRVSMEQLVRAMLPYYAALLVVLVVLIAFPGIVTWLPDMAAVRGN, encoded by the coding sequence ATGCTGTGGATTTTCCTTGCCATCCTGTTCGCCTCCATCATCATTGGGCTGCCCATCGCCTTTGGCCTCGGAGTCGCCGCCGTGGTGATGGCCGTTCTTTCCGATATCCCGCTGTCGATCCTGATCGAGCAGTCGATCCGCGGGGTCAACAATTTCCCGCTGCTTGCCATCCCGTTCTTCATCCTGGTAGGCGAGGTGATGAGCAACGGCGGTATCGCCCGCCGGTTGATGGAACTCGCCGGCGCGCTGGTCGGCTTCGTACGTGGCGGGCTCGGGCAGGTGGCGATCACCGGCTCGATGTTCTTCGGCGGCATCAGCGGTTCGGCGGTAGCCGATACCGCCGCCACCGGGGCGATGATGATCCCGTCGATGAAGCAGCAGGGCTACTCCGCCCCACATGCCACCGCGATCAACACCGTCTCTTCGGTAATCGGCATCATCATTCCACCGTCGATCCCGCTGATCCTGTTCGGCATCGTCACCGAAACCTCGATCAGCCGCCTGTTCATCGCCGGCATCGTGCCGGGCCTTTTGATCGGCTTCGCGTTGATGGTGACTACCTTCATCATGGCCAGCATCGAGCACGCCGGTCAGACCCGCAAATTCGAACTGGGCCGGCTGTGGCAGGCCTTCAAGGCCGCCTGGCTGGCGCTGGTGCTGCCGGTGATCGTGATCGGCGGCATTCTCGGCGGAGTGTTCACCGCCACCGAGGCCGCCGTGGCGGCACTGCTCTATTCGCTGTTCATTTCGCTGGTGGTCTACCGCGAATTTCCTCCGCGCGAGCTGTGGGGCATGTTGATCCGCACCGCGCGCCTGACCGGCATGGTGCTGCTGCTGCTGGCGTTCGCTACCGTCATCGCCTGGTTCCTGACCATCAACATGGTGCCGCAGACTCTGGTACGCCAGGTGCAGGCCATCACACAGGATCCTTTCTGGCTGCTGATGATCGTGGCCGGCTTGCTGCTGCTGGTGGGCTTCGTGATGGACCTGACCCCGGCGATGGTGATCATGGCACCCATGCTGACGCCGATCGTCACCTCGGTGGGGGTCGACCCGGTCTACTTCGGCGTGCTGATGGCCTTCATCCTCGGTATCGGCCTGCTGACGCCCCCGGTGGGCACCTGCCTCTACGTGGGCTGTGGTGTCGGTCGGGTCAGCATGGAGCAACTTGTCAGGGCGATGCTGCCTTACTATGCGGCCTTGCTGGTGGTACTGGTGGTGTTGATCGCCTTCCCCGGGATCGTGACCTGGCTGCCCGACATGGCCGCAGTCCGTGGAAACTGA
- a CDS encoding TRAP transporter substrate-binding protein, with product MTTIWRNTLTLASAATLSLGIAYAQSPELSDPPAIEGDVVGDHGSHTLRMGIGLAESSPQYLSVQYFADILDQRTEGRISVDVFPNSQLGDDVQMMEMLQTGSLDMTYPSSSPATTYVSELAVFDLPFLLPTREAAVAVMQSDTAQRMLDGFEGTGLKALAFSENGYRQLSNSARPVESPEDVAGLDVRGLTIRTMENPVHLSIWQTLGANPTPMAFGELFSAMEQGVVDGQENPWSTILTSNFHEVQDYGSETRHVYTPFIMMISERTWDRLAPEYQELVQEAARQSAEYEIQLATEYDDWSREQLEEKGMQITRLDDEQIAAFQEAVQPVYDEWAPKIGEDLIAEIQGIVEANQ from the coding sequence ATGACCACCATCTGGCGCAACACCCTCACGCTCGCCAGTGCTGCTACCCTTTCCCTGGGCATTGCCTATGCCCAGAGTCCCGAGCTTTCCGACCCGCCCGCCATCGAGGGCGATGTGGTGGGTGACCACGGTAGCCATACCCTGCGCATGGGCATCGGCCTGGCCGAAAGTTCTCCGCAGTATCTTTCCGTCCAGTACTTCGCCGATATTCTCGACCAGCGCACCGAGGGGCGTATTTCCGTCGATGTCTTTCCCAACAGCCAGTTGGGTGACGACGTGCAGATGATGGAAATGCTCCAGACCGGTTCGCTGGACATGACCTATCCCTCCTCATCGCCGGCGACCACGTACGTGTCGGAGCTGGCGGTGTTCGACCTGCCGTTCCTGCTGCCGACTCGCGAAGCGGCTGTCGCGGTCATGCAGAGCGACACGGCCCAACGCATGCTCGACGGCTTCGAAGGTACCGGCCTCAAGGCGTTGGCCTTCTCCGAGAACGGCTATCGTCAGCTTTCCAACAGCGCCCGCCCGGTGGAGTCGCCAGAGGACGTGGCCGGTCTCGACGTCCGTGGCCTGACCATTCGCACCATGGAAAACCCGGTACACCTGTCGATCTGGCAGACTCTCGGCGCCAACCCCACTCCCATGGCGTTTGGTGAGCTGTTCTCGGCCATGGAGCAGGGTGTCGTGGATGGCCAGGAGAACCCCTGGAGCACCATCCTGACCTCCAACTTCCACGAGGTGCAGGACTACGGCTCCGAGACCCGTCATGTCTACACGCCGTTCATCATGATGATCTCCGAGCGCACCTGGGATCGCCTGGCGCCGGAGTATCAGGAGCTGGTGCAGGAGGCGGCGCGTCAGTCGGCCGAGTACGAGATCCAGCTGGCTACCGAGTACGACGACTGGTCGCGTGAGCAACTCGAAGAGAAGGGCATGCAGATCACCCGTCTCGACGACGAGCAGATCGCCGCCTTCCAGGAAGCCGTGCAGCCGGTATACGACGAGTGGGCACCGAAGATCGGTGAAGACCTGATCGCCGAGATCCAGGGTATCGTCGAAGCCAACCAGTAA
- a CDS encoding gluconokinase → MKDGTHRIVVMGVSGSGKSHIGALLASRLGVAFIDGDDYHSPANVDKMANGIPLDDDDRREWLETLAGLIGDHRRRDASLVLACSALKRRYRDLLRRGDPGLAFLFLEGQREQLRQRLAAREEHFFRGEAMLDSQLQDLEPPGETEAVVCSIADTPEAIVEVFLKALPTSRRYDP, encoded by the coding sequence GTGAAGGATGGCACACACCGCATCGTGGTGATGGGAGTGTCGGGGTCGGGCAAGTCGCACATTGGCGCCTTGCTCGCCAGCCGCCTGGGCGTCGCCTTCATCGATGGCGACGATTACCACTCGCCGGCCAACGTTGACAAGATGGCCAACGGTATCCCGCTCGACGATGACGACCGCCGCGAGTGGCTGGAAACCCTGGCGGGGCTGATCGGCGACCATCGGCGGCGCGATGCGTCACTGGTACTGGCCTGTTCGGCGCTCAAGCGGCGCTACCGCGACTTGTTGCGACGCGGCGACCCCGGGCTCGCCTTTCTGTTTCTCGAAGGGCAGCGCGAGCAGCTGCGCCAACGCCTGGCCGCGCGGGAAGAGCACTTCTTTCGCGGTGAGGCGATGCTCGATAGCCAGCTCCAGGACCTCGAGCCTCCCGGCGAGACGGAGGCCGTGGTGTGCAGTATCGCCGACACGCCCGAGGCGATCGTCGAGGTCTTCCTGAAGGCGTTACCGACCTCCCGCCGGTACGACCCCTGA
- a CDS encoding TRAP transporter small permease codes for MTTPNPPPADPSAYLDDPNREPLELDTEGRRGPAAFRWLTVAMEHLIATILVALIVSVSANVIGRSIFNRSLPWADELARMLFIWLIFVGAAAAFARYEHIAVDFLVRRLKPRAAYALFLLQHLIIASLMGIIVWGGYLVMSRSSGRTAILGVPWNLINVSLVLCALFIVAVALWRAWLCLRFIRDPQAAVRQAGD; via the coding sequence ATGACCACGCCAAACCCACCTCCGGCCGATCCCAGTGCCTATCTCGACGACCCCAATCGCGAACCGCTGGAACTCGACACCGAGGGTCGCCGTGGTCCGGCGGCCTTTCGCTGGCTGACCGTGGCCATGGAACACCTTATCGCCACGATTCTGGTCGCCCTGATCGTTTCGGTGTCGGCCAATGTCATCGGCCGCTCGATATTCAACCGCTCACTGCCCTGGGCCGATGAACTGGCACGCATGCTGTTCATCTGGCTGATCTTCGTCGGTGCCGCGGCGGCCTTCGCCCGTTACGAGCATATTGCCGTGGATTTCCTGGTGCGCCGGCTCAAGCCGCGGGCCGCCTATGCTCTCTTCTTGCTCCAGCACCTGATCATCGCCTCCTTGATGGGCATCATCGTCTGGGGTGGCTACCTGGTGATGTCACGCTCCTCCGGCCGTACCGCCATCCTCGGCGTACCATGGAACCTGATCAACGTCTCCCTGGTGCTGTGTGCGCTGTTCATCGTCGCGGTGGCTCTCTGGCGCGCCTGGCTATGCCTGCGCTTCATTCGCGACCCTCAAGCCGCCGTCCGGCAAGCGGGAGACTGA
- a CDS encoding ABC transporter substrate-binding protein, whose product MDSHLSKALCCTALAFSCTVAQAEEITVTDIAGRDVTLDVPVERVILGEGRQVYLLGALQPEDPFARVVGWREDFSQADPDSYARYAAKFPELKELPTFGGFKDGTFDVEQAASLTPDVVLMNLEARGATEDAAYDAKLAELGIAIVYVDFREDPLRNTIPSMRLLGQLFGEEEDAEAFIEFSESQMERVTQVIEAEVADDERPSVFVDRAGGYSDDCCMSFGPGNFGEYVEIAGGDNIAKDIIPTTFGTLNPEQIIAANPEHVVVTGGNWDAYVPGGAWVGVGPGADLDAAHAKLEALTGRTAMTGITAVENDNFHAIWHQFYNNPYYFVAVQQLAKWFHPELFDDLDPEATMKELHERFLPVDYEPGYWVTLHER is encoded by the coding sequence ATGGACAGCCACCTCTCGAAGGCTCTCTGCTGCACGGCGCTGGCTTTCAGCTGCACCGTTGCACAAGCGGAAGAAATCACCGTTACCGATATCGCCGGACGCGACGTTACCCTCGATGTTCCCGTGGAACGCGTCATCCTCGGTGAAGGGCGCCAAGTCTATCTGCTCGGCGCCCTGCAGCCGGAAGACCCCTTTGCCCGCGTGGTGGGCTGGCGCGAGGACTTCTCCCAGGCCGATCCGGATAGCTACGCACGCTATGCCGCCAAATTCCCCGAGCTCAAAGAACTCCCCACCTTCGGCGGCTTCAAGGACGGCACCTTCGACGTCGAGCAGGCGGCATCCCTCACCCCCGATGTCGTGCTGATGAACCTGGAGGCCAGAGGGGCCACCGAGGATGCCGCCTACGACGCCAAGCTGGCGGAACTCGGCATCGCCATCGTCTACGTGGACTTTCGCGAGGACCCGCTAAGAAACACCATTCCTTCCATGCGTCTGCTGGGCCAGCTGTTTGGCGAAGAGGAGGATGCCGAGGCCTTCATCGAATTCTCCGAGTCCCAGATGGAACGAGTCACGCAGGTGATCGAAGCCGAGGTCGCGGACGATGAGCGGCCGAGCGTCTTCGTCGATCGCGCCGGCGGCTATTCGGACGATTGCTGCATGAGCTTCGGTCCCGGCAACTTCGGCGAGTACGTCGAGATCGCCGGCGGCGACAACATCGCCAAGGACATCATCCCGACCACTTTCGGCACGCTGAACCCCGAACAGATCATCGCCGCCAACCCCGAGCACGTGGTGGTGACCGGCGGCAACTGGGACGCCTACGTCCCCGGTGGTGCCTGGGTCGGCGTGGGGCCGGGTGCCGACCTGGACGCAGCTCATGCCAAGCTCGAGGCGCTGACCGGGCGCACCGCCATGACCGGTATCACAGCCGTGGAGAACGACAATTTCCATGCCATCTGGCACCAGTTCTACAACAATCCCTACTACTTCGTCGCCGTGCAGCAACTGGCCAAGTGGTTCCATCCGGAGCTGTTCGACGACCTCGACCCCGAGGCCACGATGAAGGAGCTGCACGAGCGCTTCCTGCCCGTGGACTATGAACCCGGCTATTGGGTCACGCTGCATGAGCGCTGA
- a CDS encoding ABC transporter ATP-binding protein, protein MVTLQLDRLSARYGRRQILAEITTPRFEGGQVVALLGPNAAGKSTLFRRIFGLLKGGGEVRITGAGTQKPVAYMPQDTGVNAVLTVYESVLMARMQGRTLKVREEDLAKVDQALDELGISPLGARDIGDISGGQRQLVSAAQALVQEPEILLLDEPTSALDLNRQIGLLTILRRLAREREMLIMVALHDLGHALRFTDEAMVLENGHLIACGKTCDVVTPELLHRVYRVAARIEPCSKGQPQLIVEADV, encoded by the coding sequence ATGGTAACGCTACAGCTCGACCGCCTGTCGGCTCGCTACGGCCGCCGCCAGATTCTGGCGGAAATCACCACGCCCCGCTTCGAGGGCGGCCAGGTAGTGGCGCTGCTCGGCCCCAACGCCGCCGGCAAGTCCACCCTGTTCCGACGCATCTTCGGGCTGCTCAAGGGCGGCGGTGAAGTTCGAATCACGGGTGCCGGCACGCAGAAGCCAGTGGCCTACATGCCCCAGGACACCGGCGTCAATGCCGTGCTGACGGTGTACGAGTCGGTGCTGATGGCGCGGATGCAGGGGCGCACCCTGAAGGTGAGGGAAGAAGACCTGGCCAAGGTCGACCAGGCGCTGGACGAGCTGGGGATCTCGCCACTCGGAGCGCGCGATATCGGCGACATCAGTGGCGGCCAGCGCCAGCTCGTCAGTGCCGCCCAGGCACTGGTACAGGAGCCGGAGATCCTGCTGCTCGACGAGCCGACCTCGGCGCTGGACCTCAACCGTCAGATCGGACTACTGACCATCCTGCGGCGGCTCGCTCGGGAGCGCGAGATGCTCATCATGGTGGCGCTACACGATCTAGGGCATGCGCTGCGCTTCACCGATGAAGCCATGGTGCTGGAGAACGGACATTTGATCGCCTGCGGCAAGACCTGCGATGTGGTCACGCCGGAGTTGTTGCACAGGGTCTATCGGGTCGCGGCCCGTATCGAGCCCTGTTCGAAGGGCCAGCCCCAACTCATCGTCGAAGCCGACGTTTGA
- a CDS encoding bifunctional enoyl-CoA hydratase/phosphate acetyltransferase, giving the protein MDSQWAGNGHIENRTFDEIQVGDTASLEKRLTFDDIKLFAIMSGDINPAHLDDDFAKSTRFQEVVAHGMWGGALISTVLGTELPGPGTIYLGQTLRFRKPVRLGDVLRVSVRAQRKDTQHKRITFACLCTNQNGETVIEGEAEVQAPTEKIRRPRAVLPRVRLAERARLHEMLSAAEHPAPVTMAVVHPVDEVSILGAYESARQGLIRPVLVGPKAKIQAAAEAAGIDIAEFELIDVPHSHAAAAEAVALVRAGRVEALMKGALHTEELLHEVVKRDTGLRTERCLSHVMAFDVPTYPRPLFITDAAINIYPTLGDKKDIIQNAIDLAQAVGNELPKVAILSAVETVNPKIASTVEAAALCKMAERGQIRGGVLDGPLAFDNAVSEAAAAAKGIVSPVAGRADILVAPDLESANMLMKQLTYLADATGAGLVVGARVPIVLTSRADDAITRMASCALALLVAEQHKKVRLS; this is encoded by the coding sequence ATGGACAGTCAGTGGGCGGGTAACGGGCATATCGAGAACCGCACTTTCGACGAGATACAGGTTGGCGATACGGCATCGCTCGAAAAGCGCCTGACCTTCGATGACATCAAGCTCTTCGCGATCATGTCCGGGGACATCAACCCGGCTCACCTGGACGACGATTTCGCCAAGAGCACGCGCTTCCAGGAAGTGGTGGCCCACGGTATGTGGGGCGGGGCGTTGATCTCCACCGTGCTGGGCACCGAGCTACCCGGGCCGGGTACTATCTACCTGGGCCAGACCCTCCGCTTTCGCAAGCCGGTGCGCCTCGGTGACGTGCTGAGGGTCAGCGTACGTGCCCAGCGCAAGGATACCCAGCACAAGCGCATCACCTTCGCGTGCCTGTGCACCAACCAGAATGGCGAGACCGTCATCGAGGGCGAGGCGGAGGTCCAGGCGCCCACCGAGAAGATTCGACGGCCTCGCGCCGTGCTGCCGCGGGTACGGCTGGCCGAGCGGGCGCGCCTGCACGAGATGCTCAGCGCCGCCGAGCATCCCGCGCCGGTGACCATGGCGGTGGTGCATCCGGTGGATGAAGTCTCGATCCTGGGGGCCTATGAATCGGCTCGTCAGGGGCTGATTCGCCCGGTACTGGTAGGGCCAAAGGCCAAGATACAGGCTGCCGCCGAAGCCGCCGGTATCGACATCGCCGAGTTTGAACTCATCGACGTGCCGCACAGCCACGCCGCAGCCGCCGAGGCCGTAGCATTGGTCCGGGCAGGCCGGGTGGAGGCGCTGATGAAGGGGGCGCTGCACACAGAGGAATTGCTGCATGAGGTGGTCAAGCGCGACACCGGCCTGCGCACCGAGCGCTGCCTGAGCCATGTGATGGCCTTCGACGTGCCGACCTACCCACGACCATTGTTCATTACCGATGCGGCCATCAACATCTATCCGACCCTTGGCGACAAGAAGGACATCATACAGAACGCCATCGACCTGGCTCAGGCGGTAGGCAACGAGTTGCCCAAGGTGGCGATTCTCTCGGCGGTGGAGACGGTCAACCCCAAGATCGCCTCGACCGTGGAGGCTGCTGCGTTGTGCAAGATGGCCGAGCGGGGACAGATTCGCGGCGGCGTGCTCGATGGCCCGCTGGCCTTCGACAACGCCGTTTCCGAGGCGGCAGCCGCGGCCAAGGGCATCGTCTCACCGGTGGCGGGGCGCGCCGACATCCTCGTGGCGCCGGATCTCGAGTCGGCCAACATGTTGATGAAGCAGCTCACCTACCTGGCCGATGCCACAGGTGCCGGGCTGGTGGTCGGCGCCCGGGTGCCCATCGTGTTGACCAGCCGCGCCGACGATGCCATCACCCGAATGGCTTCTTGCGCCCTGGCACTGCTGGTGGCGGAGCAGCACAAGAAGGTCAGGCTGTCATGA